DNA sequence from the Bremerella cremea genome:
TCCATGAGCGTCACATGATATCGCTGACCTTCCAGCATGCGCGCAAGCGCTAAGCCGGTTTCTCCGCCACCGGCGATCACCACGGAACGGACTGGCGTCGCTTTGACTTCAAACTTCGCTTTGACGTTGTCGATTTCCTCGCGGGTACCGATCAAAGTGATGTGATCTCCCAACAGAATCGAATCTCCCGCGCCAGCGATCCAGGTTTTTCCTTCCCGCTGAATCGTGCCGACCCGCACTCCTTTCGGTAGCCCGACCTCTTTCAACGGTTTGCCGATTGCTGGCGCAGGATCGTCACAGATAATCTCTTGTACCTCTAATTCGCCGCGAGCAAAATTCTCGAGCACGGCACTCCCTGGCGAACGAATCGCACGTACGAACTCAACTGCCGAGAGGTGTTCGAGACTTAAGAAACGGTCGATCCGAAAGTGTCGCTGATAGTCGAACGTGCTCAAATCGCGGAAGACCCGGCCATAAACGCGTGCCACGCTACGTCGGGCTCCCATCGCCTTGGCCATGCTGGCAGCGACAATATTGACTTCATCATCACCCGTTAGGGCCAAACAAAGATCGCACCCAATAATACCCGCTTGAAACAAGATCGCCGACTCGGAAGCAGAACCGTGAATGGCACGCACATCAAGTTCGGCATTGATCGCTCGCACGTGGTCCGAATTGTTTTCGACAACCGTGACGCTGTGATTGTTGCGGCACAACAGGTCGGCAATCCACGTTCCAACGGTCCCAGCTCCTAGAATGACAATTCGCATGAAGGTGAGCCTTTAGTTTTCCTGCTTTGATTCCGCCGCAGCTGAACCTGCTTTTTTCGCCTTGCCGCATCTCAGTCGTTCGTCGGGAATCCGTAAGTCTTCTAAGATATTTCCTGCCAAGATAGTTTCGTGGATGATTCGCTCTGCATCTTCCACGCCCACGCCGCCATACCAAATCGCTTGCGGATAGATCACAACAACTTGGCCATCATCGCATTGATCGAGACAGCCAGAGTCGTTAGCTCTCACTTGAGCTTTGAGCCCCAGACGCTTGATTTCTTTTTTCAAGGCTGCCCGTAGCTTGCCCGAATCATGCGTCTTGCCCTTGCCATAGCGTTTCGATGGCTTGCATTTGCCGCAGACGAATAGGTGATGCGTAAACTTTGACATGCTATTAGTCATCGCTCCGACACGTAATTTCCGGTCAGAGAATCCAAGGGACAAACAGAAAGCCTACCATCGTACGATTTCAGGCCGCGGATACTAGCCCATTCCAGCTTTGCCTACCCGCCACCGGAGGGTAGGCACATCAAATGACGCTAAGAATCACCCTCTTTAAGCCCTAAACGGGAAAGCCAATTTCCCTTAGCTGATTTTTCGTGTCCCGTTTTAGCAGGATTGGCCTTTAAGAGCCGAGCCTTTTCTGTTTCGAGCTGGGCGACCTTCTCTTCCAATTCCGCTCGATCTCGGGCGATCTTGGCTCGTTCAACCGAAATGTCGACTTCTGCCTTCCGCAGCTTCTCTTTCCATTGTCCCTGAAGTGTCTTCAGGTTCTCTCGTTCCTGAGCAATCAGTTCGTCTTGGTCAAGCAGTTGCGCGATCGCGTGGGCTCCATGGGCGACTCCACCCTCGGAAGTATTGGTCTCCAATTGCTCCAATTTTTCTCGCAGCTCTTCAATCTCGCGTTCTTTTGCCGAGACTGCTTGCTGACCGTTCTCAATTGCTTCCTGAATTGACAGCTTCTCAGCGGCTTCGTCTGGATCTTCGTCACTATACTCCGCTTCCAATTGAGCAAGCATTCGTCGCTTGGTCGCTTCCCAATCGCTGCCGGTATCATCCGAGACCGTATTGCTAGACTTGCGGGCCTTCTCAAGATCCTTGGCGAGTTTCGCGTTTTCCTTTTTCAGTTCCTTTAGATCATCAAGCGTAAGCCGCAAACGTCCTTCCAACGATTGAACCCGCTCGTCGTCAGGTATGCCACCACTTTCAATCTGCTCTTTCAATTCGGCGATCTTTTCTAGCAGAGAGTCTCGCTCTTGTCGCAGTTGAGCGAATGCTTCACTATCCGCTTCACCTCCACCACCTTCTTTGAGCGAATCATTCTCGGCTCGCAGCTGAGTTGTTTCTTCCTGTAGGGTCTCGACATGTCGCCGCAGGTTGCTAACTTGCTCGCGACTTTGCTCGTGGTCGCCACGGGCCTGAGAAAGAGCCACCTGAGAAGCAGCCAACTGGCTTTCCAACTCGCCTTGTGCTTCTTCGATTTGTTTCTTGAGCGACTCATTCTCAAATCGCAGCTTATCTTGCGAATCGTTTAGATCTCCCTGCTCTGCTTCGCGTTTATTTAGCCGGAGAACCAAGTCATCTCGTTCTTGCTTGAGTTGCTCTAGCTCTTGCTCAAACTGAGAAATCGCGTCGTAAGCCTGAGCCGCATCTCCGAGATGTTGTCGCGCGTCGTCCCTTTGCTTTTCGGCATCTTCCAACTGCGAGCGAAGCTGCGTTAGCTCTTCCTCTTTCAAAGCTAAAGCTTGCTGATGCTCGCCAGCCAGAGCGTCTAATTCCGACCGATCCACTCGCTCGGCCAGGACCTGTTCAAGCTCTTGCTTGAGACGTCCGACCTCCTCGCACGAACCTTTGGCTTCCGCCAATTGCTCGTGTAGATGATGAAGTTCCGCCGCCTGTTTTGCCTGAGCGGCTTGATGCTCGGCCGCTTGCACTTCCAACTGTGATTTGTCGACGGTACTCGCTTTGAGCTGTTCAAGCTCTTGCTGTAACCGCCCAACGGCTTCGTTTCCTTTTTGAGCCTCTTCCAATTGCGTACGGAGCTGTGCCAACTCTTGCTCTTTGGCAGCAACATTGTTTTGATGCTCGGCTGCCTGAGATTCGAACAGGGCTTTATCAACCGTGCTGGCCCTAAGCTGTTCCAATTCCTGCTGCAAGGAATCGACTGCCGCACTAGCCTGTTGCGCTGCAGCAAGTTCGTGCTGTATTTGCTCTCGGTTTTGCTCAACTGCTTCGAGCTTACCCTGTAGCTGGGCGAGTTCCTCTTGCTTGGCAGACAACGCCTGCTGATGATCGGCAGATTCCGCCGCGAGTTGCGACTTGAACTGGTCAATCTCACTCGCCAGACGCTGCTTTTCCGCATCCATCTCTTGGCAAGCGGACTGGCTGCTCTGAAGCTGCGACTGCAATTCGGCAATCTGTTGTTCTGCTTCCGAACCACTATGCGAAAGCCTCGCATTGACTTCGTCCCGCTGCTGCTCGGCGAGCTGTAATTTGCTGTCAAGATCGTCAGAACGCAATTTCTGCGATTGCAGATCCCCTTCGAGATCGGCGTTTTGCGTGCGTAAATGCGTTAGCTCTTGCTCGAAGTTCTGCTTCTCTTCAAGCAATGCGTTAACTTGATTCTGAAGCTCCGGCAACTGGCCTTGGACCTGGTCAGCGCATGCTTGAAGTTCGCTAGTACGAGCCTGCTCGTTCGCTAACGCCTGCTCCAACTCGGCAACCTGTGCTGCGCGTTCCTCGGCCGCTTGGCGCGCCAAGTCGAGCACGGAATTCGCTTCCTCTCGTTGCCCGGTTACCTGATGGAGTTGTGATTCGAGATCGACGATGCGTGCGTTCAGCTGATTTTGCAGTTCTTCGGCGGCCTGGCCGTTTTGCTGCGCTGCCTGAAGATTATTAAGGGCTTCACGATGCTTGGCTTGCTGATCTAGGATCTCCTGCTGCAAATTGGCTTGGGCATCGTTGGCCGCTTTTAATTCAGACTGCAACCGATCGCGTGTCGCAACGAGCTCATTACGCTCAGCCTCCCACTGCGCCTGCTTTCCTTTTTCATCCTCGAATCGCTTGATCTCGTCTTCGATCGTCGCTTCTCTTGCTTGTAGCGCATCGATCGTGGCTGCCAGTTCGCTAGACTGGCGATGCAGATCCTCGGAGGAAGCCTCGACTTCAGAATTGCGATGGTCAAGATCGCTTTCTTTTTCAATCAGCTTCTGCGTTATCTGTTGCAATTGCTGCGAGATGCGGCGTTCAATTTCGCTGACGCCTTGACGATGACGCTCCAAAAATTCGCGCGTACGTTCCCGCTGCAGAGTCGCTTTACTCGCAATCTCTTCCAGGTTAGCGATGTCGGGAGACTGGGGATTTACGCCGTCCATGTCTTGGTCGTTTTCGTTAAATGAGACGTGTCCATTACTTCATGCGTTTTTCTCATGGCCAGCCGTCGCAAAGCTCCGCGACACGGAATGGCCTACTGTTCTATAGGTTAGGAGACGTGACGGGTCAAAAACGGGTTCAAGCCACAAAGCAAGTGCAGCACGCAAGCTGCAGCAATTGTGCCGAATATTCGGAACATGCGGCTTGTAGAGGCGCAAAAAGAAACCCCCTCCGCTTCCGGAGGGGGTTTCTGAGTTCAATTGAGATAAACCGTCTTATTAGCTACCCATCGACTTCTTGGCAGCCTTGACGACGTGGTCGGTAGTGATGCCAAAGTAAGGGAAGAGCTCATCCGCCGGAGCACTCGCTCCAAAACTGCTCATGCCAACGAATTCTCCCTGGAAGCCTAGCAAGCGATCCCAAGGCTGACGAATCCCCGCCTCGACCGCCACGCGTGCCGTAACTTCGCACGGCATGACTTCCTTCTGATAAGCGGCATCTTGCTCGTAGAACAGCTCCATGCAAGGCACACTGACGGCCCGAGCCTTGACCCCTTCAGCGGTCAACTTTTCGTAAGCTTCGATCACTAAAGACAGCTCGCTTCCGGTACCCATCAGCAGCACTTCCGGCGTTCCTTCGCAATCGGCGATAACATAGGCCCCCTTGGCCGACTTGCCGGCACAAGCGTACTTTTCGCGATCGAGGGTCGGCAAGTTCTGCCGTGTCAGCACCATCACCGAGGGGCGATCGTTCAACTCAACGGCAGCTTTGTAGCAAGCCCCCACTTCGTTCGAATCGCCTGGACGGAAGACCGCCACGTTCGGAATCGCCCGAATCGCTGCCAGATGCTCTACCGGTTGATGGGTTGGGCCGTCTTCTCCCACACCAATCGAGTCGTGCGTGAAGATGTACAGCAAAGGAGCTTTCATGATCGCCGACAAACGGAGCGAAGGACGCAGGTAGTCGCTAAACACGAAGAACGTCGAAACATAAGGACGCAGTCCGCAAAGTGTCATTCCGTTGCCGATAGCAGCCATCGCATGTTCGCGAATTCCAAAGTGGAAGTTGCGACCACAATAAGTACCGGGCTCGAAATCGCCGGCCCCTTCGAAGGTCAAACCGGTTTTGGTCGAGGGCTCTAAGTCAGCAGAGCCACCCAACATGCCTGGCAATTTGGCCGCAATCGCGTTGAGGACCTTACCACCGGAAACCCGTGTTGCGATTCCCTTGGCATCGGCAGGGAAGCTAGGAATGTCTGCGTCCCAACCTTCCGGCAGTTCGCCAGACATGATTGCGGACCAGGTAGCAGCAGCTTCCGCATTTTCTTTGCTGTACTTGGCGAAATCGGCGTCCCACTTTGCCTTGGCTTTGGCACCACGGGCACCGAGGTTCTCATTGAAGTTCTCGTAAACCTCAGCCGGCACCTCAAACTTGCCATACGTCCAGCCGTATGCCTTCTTAGTGGCAGCGATTTCATCTTCACCCAGTGGGGCACCGTGAGCGCCATGGGTGTTCGCCTTGGTCGGGGCGCCCCAAGCGATGATGCTCTTCACGACAATCAGCGTCGGTTTGTCAGTGGTATTCTTGAACTCGGTAAATGCCGCATCCAAGGCATCGATATCGTTGGCGTCGGCGACTTCAACAACATGCCAACCCAATGCCCGGAACTTGGCAGGTATGTCTTCCGTGAATGCCAGCTCGGTATTTCCTTCGATCGTGATCTTGTTGTCGTCGTAAATCCAGCACAGGTTCGAGAGCTTCAAGTGGCCGGCGATCGACGCGGCTTCGGTCGAGATGCCTTCCATCAAGTCGCCGTCGCTACACAAAGCGTAGACGTTATAGCCAAACAAATCGCAGCCTGGCTTGTCGAAACGAGCTGCTTGCCATTGCCCAGCAATTGCCATCCCGACACTGTTGGCCACACCCTGGCCCAAGGGGCCGGTGGTGGTTTCGATACCGGCAGCTTCATGAACTTCTGGGTGACCTGCACAAGGGCTATGCAGCTGGCGGAAGTTACGAATGTTGTCGATTGTGATCGATGGCTCACTCGAACCATCTGCCTTTTTCACACCAGCAACATGCAACGTACTGTAAAGCAGCATCGAAGCATGACCACACGACAAAACAAAGCGATCTCGCGAATGCCAATGGGGATTGGCGGGATCGTATTTGAGGTGCTTGTTCCAGAGCGTGTAAACGATGGGAGCCAACGCCATTGGTGTTCCAGGGTGACCACTGTTGGCCTGCTGGACCGCATCCATGGACAGCGTGCGGATGGCGTTGATTGAAAGTTGCTCAATACTGGTTGTGGAAATAGACATATTTCGTTCGGAACTCACTAGCCAACGTAGTAAATCAGGCCGTGCTAAGCCTCAAACTGAAGGCCAGGACCCGATTCAGGAAAGCGATTCGCCCTAGCGAATCAGTCGTGATATAGACACATTAAGTCAAGCATTTTAAGTCCAAAAGAAGGAAGAAGTCAACGCAACTGCCAAGCCACCTAAGACTTATACTGCCCATCTAGGCCGCTATTCTCTTGCGGGAAATTCGGTTTCAATGAAGTTTGCACAATGCAACCACCCCCTGAAAGGCAAGAGACCACACTAAGTAGGCCTTTACGACGCACAAAACGCCCCATTCCTGAATTGATTGTTCTATGACCGAAAATAGCGATGTCAAAAGAATTACAACGCTTGAAGAAAAATACGCCCACCTCGAGCGGATTGTTGCCGACCTGAACGAAGTGGTGATCGACCAGCAGAAGCGGATTGTAAAATTAGAAACGCTTCTACATCGTACCGACGAACGGATCGATCAAATACACGCAGCCTTGGATCAGCCACGCTCAGCTAACGAAGAACGCCCGCCACACTATTAATCGTCAGCAAGCAGGCAGCAGAGAATAGGCCCAATCAATCGGCAGAATCCAGCGCTTCTTCTAACATATCCTGAACCGCACTCATCACTTCCGAAACGTAGGCTGTGATATAGCCGGAGAAATCATTGAATTCTTGAAGCGAATCAATCAAATCTCCATCAAAAACTAACTCGATTTCCGTTTCGTAGATCTGCTCATCTTCCAGCACAATCGAGAGCACGACTTCGGTTTCTTCAGCATCAACTCCTTCACTTATCGAGGCACTCCCCGTTAAGCGATTGATCTGAACGGCAGTCTGCCAGTTAACCCCAGCGTAGACAACCTGAAACACGTCCATGGTACCTGGCAAGATAACGCCAGCTTGAAACTGATCTAGCAAGAAGACCGGGGGCAGGGGAGCCTGATCACCCCCACTGTTTCCTGTATCGCCATTAGTCCCGTCTCCCCCATCGCCGACTCCTCCACCTCCATTGCCGTTATCTTGCGGCAATTGCCAAGCATCGGGGTAGTTCTCAGGAAACACCACGTGCTCGTTGGCGTAATTCTTACCGAAGTTCTGTACAAAGAACGAAAAGTCGCTCAGACCGACACCTTTCGCCTTATCAAAGTCGGCAAACCATGACACACCTTCGTCTGGCGTGCCACCTTGCTGGCCAAATGCAATCACAAAATCAGCAAAGTCTGCCAGGCCGATACGCTGATCATCATCTAAGTCGTAGATAACCGGGAAAAGTTCCATCTTGGGCATCGCCGTATGCCCCACCGCCACACTGGAATCAGCGTTTAACGCGGCTAGATGGTCGGTATTTAACTCCAAGGAATAAGGGCCAACGCTCCCCGTTTCCCAATCGAGCCGTACGTTGTCGCCGTTCTCTGGTACTGCCTGGAAGTAAATCCGCGCGAACAACACCCGATCGTCCGAGCCCAACGATACCCCAGCCGTTGTTCCATGAATTTGATTGATGACTCCGGTGGCGTCATCGATCATGTAAGAGCTTGTCCCTTCAAACGATTGCCCAAACTCAATCGTTGCCGCCGAAGTTAAGTCGCTACGGTAACTGAGATCAAGCGTTAGATCTTGAATATCAACCGGAGCGTCCCCCTCTCCATGCACCCATATCTCGACCGCGAAACGATCCCATTCATGAGTGCGTTCCATGCTCTGAGGAAGCGACGCCTTGCGATCACGGCTGATATCATCAGGAACGGTCGCATCCGAAACGACGGCAAAATCAACCATAACCATCGAATCGCCGGCCAATAGGTCCCTGCGTTCCAATAGCTGTAGTGTCGCCATACGCCGAGCAAGCGGGCTGTATCTATTTAATCGAGATCTCATTCGCCTCATCTCGAAACGATCATTTCCCCCCAGGCAATCGAAACCTTGAACACTGCAAGGAAGTTGGGAGCCTAGCGGAAATGAAATAATTGGTTGGAACTGGAGGAACTGCCTGAGCGCGCAATCAGACAGTTAAAATGGACTGGATAGGAACTTCAACCACCGGAGTCGGTTTGCTGAAGTGATTTCTCTGTTCCGTCGGCCACCAAACCAATCCGCCCTTGGTCGCCTCCGCGCAGTGTTTGTTCCAACGAAGCAAACGCTGGGGGTAACTGCCAACCCACAGCACCATTTGTTATATACAAGGTACAACCCAAACAAAACCAATTTGATCCGGAATCGTTCAAGATTTTCGAGCAAATTACCGACATTCGGCTTGCTCGGCCGGAACTCAAGTTTCTCGCGCAATCAACAAAGCAGCTAGGAACTTACCCCCAATCACACCACGGGGATATTATCTCCCGTTAAACAGACAAGGAGCCACTACAATGGCAGAATGGGTCGAAGAAGGTTCAAAAGCCCCCAGCTTCACACTCCTTTCCGACGACGGAACTAAAATTAAGCTTGCTGATCTGAAAGGATCGATTGTCGTTCTTTATTTCTATCCCAAAGACGACACTCCCGGCTGCACAAAGGAAGCATGCGCGTTCCGTGACCGTCAGAGCGAACTCACCCAGCAAGGCGTTAAAGTCCTCGGCGTTAGCCCGGACGACCAAGACAGTCACGTCAAATTCCGTGACAAGTTCCAGCTCAACTTTCCACTCTTAGTCGACAAAGATCACAAAGTGGCAGAAAAGTACGGGGCCTGGCGCGAGAAGAATATGTACGGCAAAGTCAGCATGGGCATCCAGCGCAGCACCTTCTTGATCGACGCCGACGGCAAGATCGCCAAAGTCTGGAAACGCGTCCAAGTCGACGGACACGACGCCAAGGTGCTAGAAGCGGTCGCCAAGCTCCAAGGCTAACCTACACCAAAGTCTTGAAAGGCGCATGAAAAACGGAACCCGTTAACTGGGTTCCGTTTAAGTGGGCGATACAGGACTCGAACCTGTGACCCCTACCATGTCAAGGTAGTGCTCTAACCAACTGAGCCAATCGCCCGGATTGGGATGCTTTCTACAAGCATATATCTTTATTTGGCACCTGGAAGGTTTAGCCAAAGACGTAGTTTGCCTTCAACACCGCCAACCCGTCAAGGGGCTGAAGGGAAAAACGTGATTTTGCCTCCTCTGGCGGGCCGTTTGGTCCAGCAAATTACTTTTTGAATTACTTCGATTGAAAAACCTGGCCTATCGCGATTACGTAACTTCAGGCAATCTATACACTTCTCACGGCGAACCTAGTCCTCTGCCACACGCTCTTTCTTCTCCAGAAGGAGAGCTCCGGCACAGCCGGAAGGTTCGCCTGGGTGTCGAAAGCAACGATTACGATACCCTCACCGATTTTGCGGTTTTAGCGACATCCTTTGTTTCGATGTCCTCGCCAAATCGGACCGTGACATTTTGAAATGAAAACGAACGCATCATGCTCGAGGTCATTCTTCCCGACGGATCTAAGAAGGAATTCGATCACGCAGTCACTCCCATGGAGATCGCCGCCGATATTGGCCCTGGTTTGGCCAAGGCGACCCTCGCTGGCGAAGTCGACGGCCAAGTCATAGGCTTTGATACCAAATTGCCTGAGGAAGGCACCGTCAACCTGCGTCTGCTCACCAAAAAAGACGACGAAGCCCTCGGGGTGATGCGTCACAGCTGTGCCCACATCATGGCCCGTGCCGTGATGCGGTTGTATGATGGCGTCCAGCTCGCCTTTGGACCGACCATTGAAGGGGGCTTTTATTACGACTTCGATCTCGAGCACAAACTCTCGGAAGAAGACTTCCCGGCCATCGAAGCCGAGATGAAGAAAATCATCAAGCAGGACGAACCGTTCGAGCGAATTGAGCGAAACCGGGACGAATCGCTCCAAGTCGTCAAAGATCTGGGTCAGCAATACAAGATCGAACACATCGAAACTGGTCTGAAAGACCATGCTTCCATGTCGTTCTACCAGCAAGGCGAGTTCATCGACCTTTGCCGCGGCCCCCATATTCCTCGGCCTAAGTCCATTGGCGCATTCAAGATATTGTCAGTCGCCGGGGCCTACTGGAAAGGGGATTCCAACAACCGCCAGCTACAGCGGCTTTATGCAACTGCCTTTTTCAACAAAGAAGATCTTGAAGCCCACCTAGCCAAGATCGAAGAAGCCAAACGTCGCGATCACCGCGTACTCGGCAAACAACTCGATCTTTTCTCGATCAACCCGCTGGTCGGTCAGGGGCTGATTCTGTGGTCTCCGAAAGGAACCATCATCCGGAACTTACTCACCGAGTTCGTCTCGGAACAGCTCAAGAAGTTTGAGTACTTGCCGGTTGTGACCCCCAATATCGGGAAGGTCGATCTTTATAAGATCTCAGGGCATTATCCTTACTACAAAGACAGCCAGTTTGCCCCCATTCATCAGGCCGACGACGAGGAATACCTCCTCAAGCCGATGAATTGCCCGCATCACATCATGATCTACAAGTCGCGTCCGCGCAGTTACCGCGAATTGCCGTACCGCTTGTCAGAATTCGGTACCGTTTATCGCTACGAGCAATCTGGCGAGCTAAACGGCATGACCCGCGTGCGTGGATTTACCCAAGACGATGCCCACATCTTCTGCACCGACGATCAAGTCGAAGACGAATTCCGCAAGTGCATTCAGATGACCCAATACGTGCTAAGCAGCCTTGGGCTTTCCGATTACCGGGTGCGTCTCGGTTTCCGCGATCCCGATAGTGGCAAGTACGTCGGCAAGGAGGCCGTGTGGGACCAAGCCGAGGCCGCTTTGGTGAAGGTCTGCAAGAACATGGGCATCACTGCGACTGCCGAAGCAGGGGAAGCCGCGTTTTACGGTCCCAAGGCCGACTTTGTGGTTAACGACTGCCTGGGCCGGGAATGGCAACTCGGTACCGTTCAGCTCGACTACAATTTGCCCAGTGCCGAGCGTTTCGACCTAGAATACATTGGCCCCGACAACCAACCGCACCGCCCGGTGATGATCCACCGTGCTCCGTTTGGCTCGTTGGAACGCTTCATGGGTGTGCTCATCGAGCACTTTGCTGGCGCATTTCCGCTGTGGCTTGCTCCTGAGCAAGTTCGAATTCTGGTCGTTAGCCAGAAGTTTGAGGAATATGCCCGGAAGGTCGAAAAGGAACTGCAACTGGCCGGTTTTCGGGTCAGTGGCGACTATCGTCCCGAAAAAATCGGCGCCAA
Encoded proteins:
- the bcp gene encoding thioredoxin-dependent thiol peroxidase, whose product is MAEWVEEGSKAPSFTLLSDDGTKIKLADLKGSIVVLYFYPKDDTPGCTKEACAFRDRQSELTQQGVKVLGVSPDDQDSHVKFRDKFQLNFPLLVDKDHKVAEKYGAWREKNMYGKVSMGIQRSTFLIDADGKIAKVWKRVQVDGHDAKVLEAVAKLQG
- the trkA gene encoding Trk system potassium transporter TrkA, which translates into the protein MRIVILGAGTVGTWIADLLCRNNHSVTVVENNSDHVRAINAELDVRAIHGSASESAILFQAGIIGCDLCLALTGDDEVNIVAASMAKAMGARRSVARVYGRVFRDLSTFDYQRHFRIDRFLSLEHLSAVEFVRAIRSPGSAVLENFARGELEVQEIICDDPAPAIGKPLKEVGLPKGVRVGTIQREGKTWIAGAGDSILLGDHITLIGTREEIDNVKAKFEVKATPVRSVVIAGGGETGLALARMLEGQRYHVTLMEENMERCEFLSRLLEHTTVVHADATRKAILEEERVGRSDVFVACTGDDENNIMSCVEAREIGAPECMAIVQRPDYANVVEKLGINLAVSPRNVVARQVLGLLNSGPIISKKNLPGGGIAIVEFEVMPGVKATQHVIANLKLPPHCLIAAIMSSDYVRVASADDRLTPGDTVVVLVDEASLDSVVKLFDETS
- the tkt gene encoding transketolase, with amino-acid sequence MSISTTSIEQLSINAIRTLSMDAVQQANSGHPGTPMALAPIVYTLWNKHLKYDPANPHWHSRDRFVLSCGHASMLLYSTLHVAGVKKADGSSEPSITIDNIRNFRQLHSPCAGHPEVHEAAGIETTTGPLGQGVANSVGMAIAGQWQAARFDKPGCDLFGYNVYALCSDGDLMEGISTEAASIAGHLKLSNLCWIYDDNKITIEGNTELAFTEDIPAKFRALGWHVVEVADANDIDALDAAFTEFKNTTDKPTLIVVKSIIAWGAPTKANTHGAHGAPLGEDEIAATKKAYGWTYGKFEVPAEVYENFNENLGARGAKAKAKWDADFAKYSKENAEAAATWSAIMSGELPEGWDADIPSFPADAKGIATRVSGGKVLNAIAAKLPGMLGGSADLEPSTKTGLTFEGAGDFEPGTYCGRNFHFGIREHAMAAIGNGMTLCGLRPYVSTFFVFSDYLRPSLRLSAIMKAPLLYIFTHDSIGVGEDGPTHQPVEHLAAIRAIPNVAVFRPGDSNEVGACYKAAVELNDRPSVMVLTRQNLPTLDREKYACAGKSAKGAYVIADCEGTPEVLLMGTGSELSLVIEAYEKLTAEGVKARAVSVPCMELFYEQDAAYQKEVMPCEVTARVAVEAGIRQPWDRLLGFQGEFVGMSSFGASAPADELFPYFGITTDHVVKAAKKSMGS
- a CDS encoding (2Fe-2S) ferredoxin domain-containing protein — protein: MSKFTHHLFVCGKCKPSKRYGKGKTHDSGKLRAALKKEIKRLGLKAQVRANDSGCLDQCDDGQVVVIYPQAIWYGGVGVEDAERIIHETILAGNILEDLRIPDERLRCGKAKKAGSAAAESKQEN
- a CDS encoding SlyX family protein, encoding MTENSDVKRITTLEEKYAHLERIVADLNEVVIDQQKRIVKLETLLHRTDERIDQIHAALDQPRSANEERPPHY
- the thrS gene encoding threonine--tRNA ligase, producing MLEVILPDGSKKEFDHAVTPMEIAADIGPGLAKATLAGEVDGQVIGFDTKLPEEGTVNLRLLTKKDDEALGVMRHSCAHIMARAVMRLYDGVQLAFGPTIEGGFYYDFDLEHKLSEEDFPAIEAEMKKIIKQDEPFERIERNRDESLQVVKDLGQQYKIEHIETGLKDHASMSFYQQGEFIDLCRGPHIPRPKSIGAFKILSVAGAYWKGDSNNRQLQRLYATAFFNKEDLEAHLAKIEEAKRRDHRVLGKQLDLFSINPLVGQGLILWSPKGTIIRNLLTEFVSEQLKKFEYLPVVTPNIGKVDLYKISGHYPYYKDSQFAPIHQADDEEYLLKPMNCPHHIMIYKSRPRSYRELPYRLSEFGTVYRYEQSGELNGMTRVRGFTQDDAHIFCTDDQVEDEFRKCIQMTQYVLSSLGLSDYRVRLGFRDPDSGKYVGKEAVWDQAEAALVKVCKNMGITATAEAGEAAFYGPKADFVVNDCLGREWQLGTVQLDYNLPSAERFDLEYIGPDNQPHRPVMIHRAPFGSLERFMGVLIEHFAGAFPLWLAPEQVRILVVSQKFEEYARKVEKELQLAGFRVSGDYRPEKIGAKIRAAQLELIPYMFIIGGREMEEESVAVRDRIEGDLGSMKIQQAIDKLREEVNNRVVRQVFRGSAGLGTSAASSSEEY